The following are encoded in a window of Spiroplasma tabanidicola genomic DNA:
- the rpoE gene encoding DNA-directed RNA polymerase subunit delta, with amino-acid sequence MATTPTIELAYNYLQSNKGDASFEDIWNNISKDIPASKKSKNEIIAELYSDLVLDNRFALTSEGKWGLRDYLKFDDIKKQYDYVDKFETTEEFDDLDYMSSESSLFDDGDTTSKLETAKLKLNADDYDDEDDIDELDEEEDEESDEITLVDLEDDYDN; translated from the coding sequence ATGGCAACCACACCAACAATTGAATTAGCATATAATTACTTACAATCAAATAAAGGTGATGCTAGTTTTGAAGACATCTGAAACAATATTTCAAAAGATATTCCAGCTTCTAAAAAGTCTAAAAATGAAATAATCGCTGAACTATATAGTGATTTAGTACTAGATAATAGATTTGCATTGACTTCAGAAGGTAAATGAGGTTTAAGAGATTATTTAAAATTTGATGACATTAAAAAGCAATATGATTATGTTGATAAGTTCGAAACTACAGAAGAATTTGATGATTTAGATTATATGAGTTCAGAATCATCTTTATTTGACGACGGAGACACAACTAGCAAATTAGAAACTGCTAAGTTAAAGCTAAATGCAGATGATTATGACGACGAAGATGACATTGATGAATTAGATGAAGAAGAAGATGAAGAATCTGATGAAATTACATTAGTAGATTTAGAAGACGATTATGATAATTAA